Proteins encoded together in one Euwallacea similis isolate ESF13 chromosome 12, ESF131.1, whole genome shotgun sequence window:
- the LOC136412636 gene encoding uncharacterized protein — protein MRIFVVITTLLAATWAKPQGYSYPSAPSAPADSYGPPSGPPPGPPPAKYGPPVAPPVVQKHVYVHVPPPDKDVQKPRKPIEVAPAQKHYKIIFIKAPTPPTPTVPVIPAQPQNEEKTLVYVLVKKPEEAPEISIPTPAPTQPSKPEVYFIRYKTKKESSGPYPESGQPESGYPAAGPPPSEYGPPSGGSNGYK, from the exons ATGAGGATATTTGTG GTAATCACCACTCTTCTAGCGGCTACATGGGCAAAACCCCAAGGTTATTCTTACCCCAGCGCACCAAGTGCTCCTGCTGACAGTTATGGGCCTCCTTCAGGACCCCCACCAGGCCCTCCACCCGCGAAATACGGACCCCCAGTCGCACCCCCTGTAGTGCAGAAGCACGTGTACGTCCATGTGCCTCCACCAGACAAAGATGTTCAAAAACCTAGAAAGCCTATTGAAGTTGCCCCCGCACAAAAACACTACAAGATCATATTTATCAAG gCTCCAACTCCTCCAACTCCAACCGTCCCAGTAATTCCTGCCCAACCTCAAAATGAGGAGAAAACGTTGGTTTACGTTTTGGTGAAGAAACCTGAAGAGGCACCTGAGATTAGCATTCCTACTCCTGCTCCAACTCAACCGAGCAAACCTGAGGTTTACTTCATCAGATACAAGACG aaaaaggAGAGCAGCGGACCTTACCCGGAGAGTGGTCAGCCTGAAAGTGGATATCCAGCGGCCGGTCCCCCACCTTCCGAATACGGACCTCCAAGTGGAGGATCAAATGGATACAAATAA